Proteins from a genomic interval of Marinobacter gudaonensis:
- the rimM gene encoding ribosome maturation factor RimM (Essential for efficient processing of 16S rRNA), with amino-acid sequence MTQTSQETVIGRITSVFGVKGWLKVYSYTDPKEGILEYPHWILDLDGKRIPAKLEEGRRQGQGIVVRLKGIDDRDLARTYCGAEVRVSTAELPELPEGEYYWFQLEGLEVVTVDGECLGKVHHLMETGSNDVLVVQATAGSIDQRERLIPYLPDRVVQGVDLATKRMVVDWDPEF; translated from the coding sequence ATGACACAGACTTCGCAGGAAACTGTGATCGGCCGGATAACCTCGGTGTTTGGGGTCAAGGGGTGGCTCAAGGTCTACTCCTATACCGACCCCAAGGAAGGAATACTCGAGTATCCGCACTGGATCCTGGATCTGGACGGAAAGCGTATTCCGGCCAAGCTTGAGGAAGGTCGCCGCCAGGGGCAGGGGATCGTTGTCAGGCTGAAAGGTATTGATGATCGGGACCTTGCGCGCACTTACTGTGGCGCGGAAGTCCGGGTCTCGACCGCTGAGCTGCCGGAACTCCCGGAGGGGGAGTACTACTGGTTTCAGCTTGAGGGCCTGGAAGTGGTCACGGTCGACGGTGAGTGCCTTGGCAAAGTGCACCACCTGATGGAGACCGGATCCAACGATGTTCTGGTGGTACAGGCAACGGCCGGTTCCATTGACCAGCGTGAACGCCTGATTCCCTATCTCCCGGACCGGGTGGTCCAGGGTGTGGACCTGGCGACGAAGCGCATGGTCGTGGACTGGGATCCGGAGTTCTGA
- a CDS encoding cytochrome C assembly family protein, whose protein sequence is MGTLILAVTSLFLYSVGTALQALHFRGRVQSNLAITTLIGVLALTSHGLLIGQTLHQSGGFDLSFFKSSMLISWLIVLLLLGLNLKKPVQSLFLGVYPLAILTIILALVAHGPSRLVSDQSYGMLSHVALSVTAYSLFSLAAIQAVLLYVQNRQLKHNYNSLLVRNLPPLQTMESLLFEMVWAGVVLLILAIVTGALFIEDLFAQDLAHKTVFSILSLMVFIALLIGRYTRGWRGITASRWTLAGCLLLMLAFYGSKFVLELVFHRGG, encoded by the coding sequence ATGGGAACGCTGATTCTCGCGGTCACCTCTCTTTTTCTGTACAGCGTGGGTACTGCGCTGCAAGCCCTCCATTTCCGGGGCCGGGTCCAGAGCAATCTTGCAATTACCACCCTGATCGGAGTGCTGGCGCTGACCAGCCATGGCCTTCTGATCGGCCAGACACTGCACCAGTCAGGCGGCTTTGACTTAAGCTTCTTCAAGAGCTCCATGCTCATCTCCTGGCTGATTGTCCTTCTGCTGCTCGGCCTGAACCTCAAGAAGCCGGTTCAGAGTCTTTTCCTGGGCGTTTACCCCCTGGCCATCCTGACCATTATTCTGGCACTGGTTGCTCACGGCCCTTCCCGGCTGGTGTCTGACCAGAGCTATGGCATGCTGTCACACGTTGCACTTTCCGTAACCGCGTACAGCCTGTTCTCCCTGGCCGCCATCCAGGCGGTACTGCTCTACGTCCAGAACCGGCAACTGAAGCACAATTACAACAGCCTGCTGGTGCGCAATCTGCCGCCACTACAGACCATGGAATCCCTACTGTTCGAAATGGTCTGGGCCGGCGTCGTGCTGCTGATTCTCGCCATTGTCACCGGCGCGCTCTTCATCGAGGACCTGTTTGCCCAGGATCTTGCTCACAAGACGGTGTTCTCGATCCTCTCGCTCATGGTCTTCATCGCCCTGCTGATTGGCCGGTACACCCGGGGTTGGCGGGGCATTACCGCCAGCCGCTGGACCCTGGCCGGCTGCCTGCTGCTGATGCTCGCCTTTTATGGCAGCAAGTTTGTTCTCGAACTGGTCTTCCATCGCGGCGGCTAA
- a CDS encoding HlyC/CorC family transporter: MNETSLTALFILLVGLILFSAFFSSSETGMMSLNRYRLKHMAKTGHKGAKRAQRLLQRTDQLIGVILIGNNFVNILASSIATVIAIRVWGDAGIAIATVLLTIVILIFAEVTPKTLAALFPEKIAFPASHVLGPLLKILYPIVWAVNLFTGGILKVLGVSATDAANDHLSREELRTLVNEAGALIPAKHKDMLVSILDLEKVTVNDIMVPRNEVVGIDLEDDTDTILRQLRSSQHTRLPVYKGDINNIQGILHLRSASKLLQQEEINKAMIMQLCQEPYFIPESTPLNTQLINFQKGRRRFGIVVDEYGDVLGLATLEDILEEIVGDFTTDYAATSPDIIPQDDGTFIIDGTAAVRAINKTLGWKLPTDGPKTLNGLITETLENIPDTNVCLKVHGHRVEVLQIKDNVVKAAIVHPKKRKKRALSLG, encoded by the coding sequence TTGAACGAAACATCGCTGACCGCGCTGTTTATTCTGCTCGTCGGGCTGATTCTTTTCTCCGCGTTCTTCTCCAGCTCCGAAACCGGCATGATGTCGCTGAACCGGTACCGCCTGAAACACATGGCCAAAACCGGCCACAAAGGCGCCAAGCGGGCCCAGAGGTTGCTGCAACGGACCGATCAACTGATCGGCGTTATTCTGATTGGCAACAATTTCGTTAATATTCTGGCGTCGTCCATCGCCACGGTAATCGCCATTCGGGTCTGGGGCGATGCGGGTATTGCCATCGCAACCGTCCTGCTGACGATTGTCATCCTGATCTTCGCGGAAGTAACACCGAAGACCCTGGCCGCCCTGTTCCCGGAAAAAATTGCCTTCCCCGCGAGCCACGTGCTCGGACCATTGCTCAAGATCCTGTATCCGATTGTCTGGGCGGTCAACCTGTTCACCGGGGGCATCCTGAAAGTGCTGGGCGTTTCAGCCACGGACGCCGCCAACGACCACCTGAGCCGGGAAGAACTGCGAACCCTGGTGAACGAGGCCGGCGCACTGATTCCAGCGAAACACAAGGACATGCTGGTCAGCATCCTGGATCTGGAAAAGGTCACGGTGAATGACATCATGGTGCCCCGCAACGAGGTGGTCGGCATTGATCTGGAAGACGACACTGACACCATCCTGCGCCAGTTACGCAGCAGTCAACACACCCGGCTCCCCGTGTACAAAGGCGACATCAACAACATCCAGGGCATTCTGCACCTGCGCAGCGCCTCCAAACTGCTGCAGCAGGAAGAGATCAACAAGGCGATGATCATGCAGCTCTGCCAGGAGCCCTACTTCATACCCGAAAGCACTCCACTCAACACCCAGCTGATCAACTTCCAGAAAGGTCGGCGCCGCTTCGGCATTGTGGTCGACGAGTATGGCGATGTGCTCGGGCTCGCCACCCTGGAAGATATCCTTGAGGAAATCGTAGGCGATTTCACCACCGATTACGCGGCCACCAGCCCGGACATCATTCCCCAGGACGATGGCACCTTCATCATCGACGGCACAGCCGCGGTCCGGGCCATTAACAAAACGCTCGGATGGAAGCTGCCTACCGATGGCCCAAAAACCCTCAACGGACTGATCACCGAGACTCTGGAAAACATTCCGGATACCAACGTCTGCCTGAAAGTGCACGGGCACCGGGTGGAGGTACTCCAGATCAAGGACAACGTGGTCAAGGCAGCTATTGTGCATCCCAAAAAACGCAAGAAGCGGGCGCTGTCACTGGGCTGA
- the rpsP gene encoding 30S ribosomal protein S16 translates to MVTIRLARGGSKKRPFYHLTVTDSRKSRDGRFIERVGFFNPVARGQEERLRVDRERVDFWLGQGAQTSERVAQLLKAAQ, encoded by the coding sequence ATGGTAACAATCCGTTTGGCTCGTGGCGGTTCCAAGAAGCGCCCGTTCTACCATCTGACAGTCACTGACAGCCGCAAATCACGCGACGGTCGTTTCATCGAGCGCGTTGGTTTCTTCAACCCGGTCGCCCGTGGTCAGGAAGAGCGTCTGCGTGTGGATCGTGAGCGCGTTGATTTCTGGTTGGGCCAGGGTGCACAGACCAGCGAGCGCGTTGCTCAGCTGCTGAAGGCGGCCCAGTAA
- a CDS encoding DUF1631 domain-containing protein translates to MNKQSGIHYLREHREAGSNKPVPAEVTRIRDTVVAGLGDLLQGAFDAVDDSLFELANNARSNNEQNRYFEAMREIRIKRKGVERHFQNTVAQYFANPPHTGPLQEETASRQASADTLSLVGNDDLEEQVALNAMITKAKAHFQGPLLQLQTRFSQVYPGATEESPVNPMAPEHLCSAFTEAIQALEIQIRERLILLKQFDRYVVSNLGMLLDEANRILIQAGVIPNFRYHGKTGQQQSSQDAHQETENRQSSVTSGTSGQSGAVFEQIRQMLALQRANAGIPPRSTNPNVRVVGDSELASLLNSLPLSVTRQDQQNLSDGEPVTVDLRQLVRQLIAQQADRGDGRKPELNEVDEDLINLVSMLFEFILDDYNLSAPVQVLISRLQIPILKVVIRDKSFFSQATHPARRLLNSLARAGIGWSTSDEKAKDKLYGQIHNIVQRILNEFDGDIELFETLNQEFERFLERENRKASLVEQRTRESERGRIKSQAAQQTVDNLLRQKVSRYKLPQPIHDILMNGWSRVMFLAYLRDDVEHRWNATIKVVDDLIWCLHPHQEDEERDQWVRVVPGLLKALRAGLEEVSYNSSRLDEMMGQLKHELAEAFRTNAAIEARQDSPEDPEAEETAAVHQTAVERQQELEDAAVSEYVAQIESIEIGNWVEFRLVNGASFRCKLSAIIEEADCFVFVNRMGLKVIEKTRIELAHEMRRGRLTLLEQGALIDRALDAVVGSLRSKTA, encoded by the coding sequence ATGAACAAGCAGTCCGGCATACATTACCTCCGCGAACACAGGGAAGCGGGAAGCAACAAACCGGTCCCTGCGGAGGTTACCCGTATCCGGGACACGGTTGTCGCCGGACTTGGTGATTTGCTTCAGGGCGCCTTTGACGCCGTGGACGACTCGCTGTTTGAACTGGCCAACAACGCCCGAAGCAACAACGAACAGAACCGCTACTTCGAGGCCATGCGCGAAATTCGCATCAAGCGCAAGGGCGTGGAGCGGCATTTTCAGAATACCGTGGCGCAGTATTTCGCCAATCCGCCACACACCGGTCCACTCCAGGAAGAAACAGCCAGCCGACAGGCCAGCGCTGACACCCTCTCCCTCGTTGGCAATGATGACCTGGAAGAACAGGTGGCCCTGAATGCCATGATCACCAAGGCAAAGGCGCATTTCCAGGGACCGTTGCTGCAGCTTCAGACCCGCTTCAGCCAGGTCTACCCCGGGGCCACCGAGGAGTCACCGGTCAACCCGATGGCGCCAGAGCACCTTTGCAGTGCGTTCACCGAAGCAATACAGGCCCTGGAAATTCAGATTCGAGAGCGCCTTATCCTCCTCAAGCAGTTTGATCGCTACGTGGTCTCAAATCTCGGCATGCTTCTGGACGAAGCCAACCGCATTCTGATCCAGGCCGGCGTCATTCCGAACTTCCGGTATCATGGCAAGACCGGACAACAGCAAAGCAGTCAGGACGCCCACCAGGAAACCGAAAACCGGCAATCCTCTGTAACGTCAGGCACATCGGGCCAAAGTGGCGCCGTGTTCGAACAGATTCGCCAGATGCTTGCCCTTCAGCGCGCCAATGCCGGCATACCGCCGCGTTCCACCAACCCCAACGTGCGCGTGGTGGGTGATTCGGAACTGGCCAGTTTGCTGAACTCTCTGCCATTGTCGGTGACACGGCAGGACCAGCAGAACCTCAGTGACGGGGAGCCGGTGACCGTAGACCTGCGGCAGCTAGTCAGGCAACTGATTGCCCAGCAGGCAGACCGTGGTGACGGCCGGAAACCGGAACTGAACGAGGTGGATGAAGACCTGATCAACCTGGTCTCCATGCTGTTCGAGTTCATCCTGGACGACTATAACCTGTCGGCACCGGTGCAGGTGCTGATCAGTCGGTTGCAGATCCCCATTCTCAAGGTGGTCATCCGCGACAAGAGCTTCTTCAGCCAGGCGACGCACCCGGCCCGCCGGCTGCTCAACTCGCTCGCCAGGGCCGGTATTGGCTGGAGCACCAGCGACGAGAAGGCCAAGGACAAGCTTTACGGCCAGATACACAACATTGTCCAGCGGATCCTCAACGAATTCGACGGGGACATTGAACTGTTTGAAACCCTGAACCAGGAATTCGAACGCTTTCTTGAACGGGAGAATCGCAAAGCGTCTCTCGTGGAACAGCGAACCCGGGAATCCGAACGGGGGCGCATCAAATCCCAGGCTGCCCAGCAGACCGTCGATAACCTGCTCAGGCAAAAGGTGTCACGCTACAAGCTGCCACAGCCCATCCACGACATTCTCATGAATGGCTGGAGCCGCGTTATGTTCCTGGCCTACCTTAGGGACGACGTTGAGCATCGCTGGAACGCCACGATCAAGGTGGTCGATGACCTGATCTGGTGCCTGCATCCGCATCAGGAGGATGAGGAAAGGGACCAATGGGTACGCGTGGTTCCCGGTCTGCTGAAGGCGCTACGTGCGGGCCTGGAAGAAGTCTCCTACAATTCCTCGCGCCTCGACGAAATGATGGGTCAGCTCAAGCACGAACTGGCCGAAGCCTTCCGTACCAACGCCGCCATCGAAGCCCGTCAGGATTCTCCGGAGGATCCGGAAGCGGAGGAAACGGCAGCAGTGCACCAGACCGCCGTCGAGAGGCAACAGGAACTCGAGGACGCGGCGGTGTCGGAGTACGTCGCTCAGATCGAGAGTATCGAAATAGGCAACTGGGTGGAATTCCGCCTGGTCAACGGCGCCAGCTTCCGCTGCAAACTGTCGGCGATCATTGAGGAGGCCGACTGCTTTGTGTTCGTTAACCGGATGGGCCTCAAGGTCATCGAGAAGACCCGCATCGAGCTGGCCCATGAAATGCGCCGCGGCAGGCTTACCCTGCTGGAGCAGGGCGCACTGATTGACCGGGCACTGGATGCGGTGGTTGGCAGCCTGCGGAGCAAGACAGCCTGA
- a CDS encoding TonB family protein has translation MPDQSSTSALPAAYRLGLAVSLALLAHTLLLSGLPTPFVSQQDRHRESLSVELVTPGSSPSRPQASGQSSTDRKATPIPPFELQPEITTVPSPEVLTTNDTRRSPSPAEQPAPAPAETVQQPDTNTPPSPATSSQSASPSRAGSQAPADSAQEPEPMTRITRSPAEADPYLVKLATHLARELENMRVPAISQLPGPVAMEVELQLLGNGALTRARVVKSTGVANIDRAAYRAALAASPYPEPPGASPGENRFEVELLFTPKRL, from the coding sequence ATGCCTGACCAGAGCAGTACAAGCGCCCTACCAGCCGCCTATCGGCTGGGCCTGGCCGTGTCGCTTGCGCTTCTGGCCCATACCCTGCTTCTCTCGGGACTGCCCACGCCATTTGTCAGCCAGCAGGATCGACACAGGGAAAGTCTGAGTGTCGAGCTGGTCACCCCGGGCTCAAGCCCGTCTCGCCCGCAGGCCAGTGGTCAGTCCTCGACCGACCGAAAAGCCACGCCAATTCCCCCGTTCGAGCTGCAGCCGGAGATTACAACAGTCCCGAGCCCCGAAGTGTTGACCACCAACGATACCCGGCGATCACCCTCTCCCGCCGAGCAACCAGCGCCCGCACCGGCCGAGACTGTCCAGCAACCGGACACCAACACACCCCCTTCACCTGCGACCAGCTCACAATCCGCGAGCCCCAGCCGGGCCGGAAGTCAGGCCCCAGCCGACAGCGCACAAGAACCTGAGCCAATGACCCGGATAACACGCTCACCGGCGGAGGCCGACCCCTACCTGGTTAAACTCGCCACGCATTTGGCCAGAGAGCTTGAAAACATGCGGGTACCGGCCATCAGCCAGTTGCCAGGGCCGGTGGCTATGGAAGTGGAACTTCAGCTGCTGGGAAATGGAGCACTGACCCGTGCCAGGGTGGTGAAATCAACCGGGGTGGCGAACATAGACAGGGCCGCCTATCGGGCGGCTCTAGCTGCCAGCCCCTATCCGGAACCTCCGGGGGCAAGCCCCGGAGAAAACCGCTTCGAAGTAGAACTGCTGTTTACCCCGAAGCGGCTTTGA
- the argF gene encoding ornithine carbamoyltransferase: MAARHFLTLNDMTTSELEDLVDHATHLRNEWRQGKVRDSLKNRVLAMIFEKSSTRTRVSFEAGMAQLGGSAMFLSPRDTQLGRGEPIEDSAIVISSMVDAVMIRTFAHETVERFAAASRVPVINALTDEFHPCQLLADMQTYREHRGSIRGATVAWIGDGNNMCHSYINAAAQFDFHLNVACPEGYEPAKELLEAHSDRVTLFRDPHEAARQAQLLVTDVWASMGQEDEQKAREKAFRGYQINPDLLAVADKSALFMHCLPAHRGEEISGDMMDHPASVVWHEAENRLHAQKALLEFLILNRLG; encoded by the coding sequence ATGGCGGCAAGACATTTTCTGACATTGAACGACATGACAACCAGTGAACTGGAAGATCTGGTTGATCATGCCACGCACCTGCGCAACGAATGGCGTCAGGGCAAGGTGCGGGACTCCCTGAAAAACCGGGTCCTGGCGATGATCTTCGAAAAGTCGTCCACCCGGACGCGCGTGTCCTTCGAGGCCGGCATGGCCCAGCTGGGCGGCTCCGCCATGTTCCTGTCACCCAGGGACACCCAGCTTGGCCGGGGCGAGCCCATTGAAGACTCCGCCATTGTGATTTCCAGCATGGTGGATGCGGTGATGATCCGCACCTTCGCCCATGAAACGGTCGAGCGCTTTGCCGCCGCCTCGCGGGTTCCGGTCATCAATGCCCTCACCGACGAGTTCCATCCCTGCCAGTTGCTGGCCGACATGCAGACCTACCGCGAACATCGGGGCAGCATCCGCGGAGCGACCGTGGCCTGGATCGGCGACGGTAACAATATGTGCCACTCCTACATCAACGCGGCCGCACAGTTCGATTTTCACCTGAACGTTGCCTGTCCGGAAGGCTATGAACCTGCAAAGGAGTTACTGGAAGCCCACAGCGACCGGGTCACCCTGTTCCGGGATCCTCACGAAGCGGCCCGTCAGGCCCAATTGCTGGTGACCGACGTCTGGGCCTCCATGGGCCAGGAGGACGAACAGAAAGCCCGCGAGAAGGCATTTCGTGGCTACCAGATCAATCCGGACCTGTTGGCGGTGGCTGACAAGAGCGCCCTGTTCATGCATTGCCTGCCTGCGCATCGGGGCGAGGAAATTTCCGGAGACATGATGGACCACCCTGCGTCGGTGGTCTGGCACGAGGCAGAGAACCGCCTTCATGCCCAGAAGGCACTGCTTGAATTTCTGATTCTGAACCGTCTGGGCTGA
- the grxD gene encoding Grx4 family monothiol glutaredoxin yields the protein MDINETIKSQLDENPIILYMKGSPQAPQCGFSAKTVQALMACGERFAFVNILDNQELREALKVYSSWPTYPQLYINGELVGGCDIVLEMSESGELAKMVKAAAKQAEA from the coding sequence ATGGACATCAATGAAACCATCAAAAGCCAGCTCGACGAGAACCCGATCATTCTGTATATGAAGGGCAGCCCCCAGGCGCCTCAGTGCGGTTTCTCGGCCAAGACCGTACAGGCCCTGATGGCTTGCGGCGAGCGGTTTGCGTTTGTCAACATCCTGGACAACCAGGAACTCCGCGAGGCCCTGAAGGTTTATTCCAGCTGGCCAACCTATCCGCAGCTCTACATCAACGGTGAGCTGGTGGGTGGTTGCGATATCGTGTTGGAAATGTCTGAGAGTGGTGAACTGGCCAAGATGGTCAAGGCCGCTGCAAAGCAGGCAGAAGCCTGA
- the ffh gene encoding signal recognition particle protein codes for MFENLQDRLSGSLRKISGQARLTDDNIKDTLREVRKALLEADVALPVVKDFVEGVRTRAIGQEVQRSLTPGQVFVKVVQQELERVMGERNESLALNVQPPAVIMMAGLQGAGKTTTVAKLSRFLKERQKKSVLVVSADVYRPAAIRQLETLAGEVGVEFFPSTTEQDPVDIAEGAIAAARKKHIDVVILDTAGRLHVDEQMMGEIGRLHKAVKPVETLFVVDAMTGQDAANTAKAFNDALPLTGVVLTKTDGDARGGAALSVRHITGKPIKFLGVGEKSDALEPFHPDRVASRILGMGDVLSLIEEAERKLDQKKAQKLTKKIKKGKGFDLEDFRDQLQQMKNMGGIGGLLDKLPGMGQMAQMAQQQVNDKSMGQMEAIICSMTPKERRYPDVINNSRKRRIAAGSGTQIQDVNRLLKQHKQMQKMMKKFGKKGGMANMMRGMGGMMPPGGGGGMPPFGRM; via the coding sequence ATGTTTGAGAACCTCCAAGACCGACTTTCGGGCAGCCTGCGCAAGATTTCCGGCCAGGCCCGTCTTACCGATGACAACATCAAGGATACTCTGCGGGAGGTGCGCAAGGCGCTGCTTGAGGCGGATGTCGCGCTGCCGGTGGTGAAGGACTTCGTTGAGGGTGTCCGCACTCGAGCCATTGGTCAGGAAGTCCAGCGAAGCCTGACCCCGGGCCAGGTCTTTGTGAAAGTGGTCCAGCAGGAGCTGGAGCGGGTCATGGGTGAGCGCAATGAGTCCCTGGCCCTGAATGTGCAGCCCCCCGCTGTGATCATGATGGCCGGTCTACAGGGTGCCGGTAAGACCACCACGGTGGCCAAGCTGTCACGCTTCCTGAAGGAGCGCCAGAAGAAATCGGTGCTGGTGGTCAGTGCCGACGTTTACCGTCCCGCGGCGATTCGGCAGCTGGAAACGCTGGCTGGTGAAGTTGGGGTCGAATTTTTCCCGAGCACGACCGAACAGGATCCGGTGGATATTGCCGAGGGCGCCATCGCGGCCGCCCGCAAGAAGCATATTGATGTGGTGATTCTGGACACCGCCGGTCGTCTGCACGTGGATGAGCAGATGATGGGTGAAATTGGCCGGCTGCACAAAGCGGTCAAGCCGGTCGAGACCCTGTTCGTTGTGGACGCCATGACCGGCCAGGACGCAGCCAACACCGCCAAGGCATTCAACGACGCGTTGCCCCTGACCGGTGTGGTGCTCACCAAGACCGACGGCGACGCCCGTGGTGGTGCGGCATTGTCTGTTCGGCATATCACCGGCAAGCCCATCAAGTTTCTGGGCGTTGGCGAGAAGTCCGATGCGCTGGAGCCGTTCCATCCCGACCGGGTGGCCTCCAGGATTCTCGGTATGGGGGATGTGCTCTCCCTTATAGAGGAAGCCGAGCGCAAACTGGACCAGAAGAAAGCGCAGAAGCTCACCAAGAAGATCAAAAAAGGCAAGGGTTTTGACCTGGAAGACTTCCGGGACCAGCTGCAGCAGATGAAAAACATGGGTGGCATCGGCGGCCTGCTGGACAAGCTGCCGGGTATGGGGCAGATGGCACAGATGGCCCAGCAGCAGGTCAACGACAAGTCCATGGGTCAGATGGAGGCCATCATCTGCTCCATGACACCGAAAGAGCGCCGCTACCCCGATGTGATCAACAATTCACGCAAACGGCGCATTGCGGCCGGCTCGGGCACCCAGATCCAGGATGTGAACCGTCTTCTCAAGCAGCATAAGCAGATGCAGAAGATGATGAAAAAGTTTGGCAAGAAGGGTGGAATGGCGAATATGATGCGCGGCATGGGAGGCATGATGCCCCCGGGTGGCGGCGGTGGAATGCCGCCCTTCGGTCGTATGTAA